A genome region from Populus alba chromosome 3, ASM523922v2, whole genome shotgun sequence includes the following:
- the LOC118054221 gene encoding cation/H(+) antiporter 2, which produces MEAAGRALCARDPFNPLITTSTQAAGILVISHCFHLFLKQFGQPGPVAQILAGIVLGPSLLSRITKVNQFFIQSSTEDYYKVLQFIFRTIFMFLLGLEMDIPYMRRNLRKASIIASGGLIIGVLFGIVAFISLIILLRIKASFDYASSIIIVLANSASPVVFRLAAELKFLTSDTGRLAVCASLISEMSCVLLGSIVHSASWEYFGKGILLLLLTIALIVVNKYLAFWCNQRTRNQKYVTHAEFLVFLSLLVTVALVIEKYGYLSTASSFLFGLMFPREGKTTRSLLHKLSYATYNFILPVYFGCIGFQFDVSYMGSFNSFIMVIMMIFMSIASKIIGTLLACHYLKIPTDEGIVLGFLLDLKGNAEFHIMRNLPEDTLNPMDRENVENLVVSVVVMNTVIAGVVVAHILRKKEEYFSHSHTSLELGEHESELRMLACVYGSRHISSKIGLISAFSESLKTPVTAYLMHLVELPKKRTKKNLMYHQLQDGDQYSDEEDYGGNDVVEINDAVDAYTMETKVLIRQRKVVSSFERMYEDVCDSIEDLRVSIIFLTFHKRQRLDGKMESGKVGMRTTNHKILRHAPCSVGIFVDRGQTGFQQPSSQSVQNIAALFFGGSDDREALACCKMISNHPHIHLTLIHFQLSPSSSQTGYNNGTPHRDDELLMDMSSHDIEAEIDRAVVQDFYNRYVTPGQVGYVEKHVENGTQTAEALRDIHDTYSLLIVGKGGRGHSPMTTGMSDWEECPELGTVGDLLASSELNTTSSVLVIQQYRHSRNDLN; this is translated from the exons atggAAGCTGCAGGAAGAGCTCTGTGCGCAAGGGATCCATTTAATCCGCTTATTACAACCTCCACGCAGGCTGCTGGTATTCTTGTCATCTCTCATTGCTTCCACCTCTTCTTGAAACAATTCGGTCAGCCTGGACCTGTTGCACAAATCTTG GCTGGAATTGTGCTAGGTCCCTCGTTGTTGTCCCGCATCACCAAAGTTAATCAATTCTTTATCCAGTCGTCTACTGAAGACTATTATAAAGTTTTGCAATTCATTTTCCGCACAATTTTTATGTTCCTGTTAGGTCTAGAGATGGATATTCCATACATGAGGCGTAACTTGCGCAAAGCGAGCATTATTGCATCTGGTGGATTGATTATAGGTGTCTTGTTTGGTATCGTTGCATTTATTTCCCTCATcattttattaagaataaaagCCAGTTTTGATTATGCCAGTTCCATCATAATAGTCCTAGCGAACTCAGCATCTCCTGTAGTTTTTCGACTGGCAGCTGAACTGAAGTTTCTGACTTCGGATACAGGAAGATTGGCAGTCTGTGCTTCTTTAATCTCCGAAATGTCTTGCGTGCTATTGGGGTCTATAGTTCATTCAGCTAGCTGGGAATATTTCGGGAAAGGGATTCTTTTGCTTTTACTGACCATAGCACTTATAGTTGTCAACAAATACTTGGCCTTTTGGTGTAACCAGAGAACTCGGAACCAAAAATATGTGACACATGCAGAGTTCTTGGTCTTCTTGTCCCTTTTAGTAACGGTGGCACTTGTTATCGAAAAGTATGGCTACCTCAGTACAGCATCTAGCTTTTTATTCGGTTTGATGTTCCCTAGGGAAGGCAAAACTACTCGGTCATTGTTGCATAAACTCAGTTACGCTACGTACAACTTCATACTTCCAGTTTACTTTGGCTGCATAGGTTTTCAGTTTGATGTCTCTTATATGGGAAGTTTCAATAGTTTCATCATGGTTATCATGATGATTTTCATGTCCATCGCAAGTAAAATTATCGGCACCTTATTAGCCTGCCATTACCTCAAGATCCCAACAGACGAGGGCATTGTACTTGGCTTTTTACTCGATTTGAAGGGAAATGCCGAATTTCATATCATGCGAAATCTGCCAGAGGATACT TTGAATCCAATGGATCGAGAGAATGTTGAAAATCTGGTGGTATCTGTCGTGGTGATGAACACTGTGATAGCAGGAGTGGTAGTGGCTCATAtattaaggaaaaaagaagagtatTTTTCTCACAGCCATACCTCCCTTGAATTAGGTGAACATGAGAGTGAACTACGAATGCTGGCTTGTGTCTACGGATCTCGACATATATCATCGAAAATTGGGTTAATCTCTGCTTTTAGTGAATCTCTCAAAACACCGGTCACAGCTTACCTGATGCACCTAGTTGAGCTCCCAAAGAAACGTACCAAGAAGAATTTGATGTACCACCAGCTACAAGACGGTGACCAATATAGTGACGAGGAGGACTACGGCGGAAATGATGTTGTGGAGATCAATGATGCCGTGGATGCATATACCATGGAGACCAAAGTTTTGATCCGCCAAAGGAAAGTTGTGTCTTCCTTTGAGAGAATGTACGAGGATGTGTGTGATTCCATTGAGGACTTGCGTGTTTCAATCATATTTCTGACTTTTCACAAGCGCCAGCGCCTTGATGGGAAAATGGAGAGCGGAAAAGTCGGAATGAGAACCACCAACCATAAGATTCTGCGCCACGCGCCATGCTCGGTAGGGATCTTCGTGGATCGAGGGCAGACAGGATTTCAACAACCTAGTTCACAATCTGTGCAAAATATAGCAGCATTGTTTTTTGGAGGCTCCGACGATCGCGAGGCATTGGCGTGTTGCAAAATGATTTCAAACCATCCTCACATTCATTTGACACTCATCCACTTCCAGCTTTCACCGTCAAGCTCACAGACAGGGTACAATAATGGCACACCCCACAGGGATGATGAGCTACTGATGGATATGTCAAGTCACGACATCGAGGCTGAGATTGACAGGGCTGTTGTCCAGGATTTCTATAACAG ATATGTGACGCCAGGTCAAGTTGGATATGTAGAGAAGCATGTTGAGAATGGGACTCAAACAGCAGAGGCTCTAAGAGACATACATGATACCTATTCATTGCTCATTGTAGGAAAGGGTGGTAGAGGACACTCACCTATGACAACTGGTATGAGCGACTGGGAGGAGTGTCCGGAGCTGGGGACAGTCGGGGACCTTCTGGCTTCTTCAGAACTTAACACCACCAGTTCGGTTTTGGTCATTCAACAGTATCGGCACTCGAGAAATGACCTTAACTAG